A region from the Panicum hallii strain FIL2 chromosome 1, PHallii_v3.1, whole genome shotgun sequence genome encodes:
- the LOC112896111 gene encoding uncharacterized abhydrolase domain-containing protein DDB_G0269086-like: MGPEPEATTPPRPEAAPQEEGTRPAATTEASATEPGVEVGPSPAELAAEGTAATAEAAAPGAAEVVEVAASEVAEVAVPGVTEAAAPEVAETAAPEVAEVASSAAPPAEEEEPEVRLGDRINSVSACYAEERAKLVLGHELLQEELEQARVREAAALQQEKEARRRETEALEGLIAVKEMKVALADRERVARELAAQARKASAAVEAEKSALADLAAAAAKKEEWLVAREVEEVARLQELQKREEAMEEELAARNRRLQEREAALQEWEAKVEGLLAEQRAGSGRLTRWVGTVNPLLEALGANPIWVPEAPSPFGTALQLLDSTARRLQDTEARMQDLLETEGRIVARGMAEYILTSFRSHDPSIQLTLVLVGPLRATVAAAREGVQVAVDMVAARLRRRPEPAESGDTSSQPGQ; this comes from the exons ATGGGCCCGGAGCCGGaggccaccacaccgccgcggcccgaagctgccccccaggaggagggcACCAGGCCCGCTGCGACGACCGAGGCATCGGCAACAGAGCCGGGTGTCGAGGTCGGGCCCTCTCCAGCTGAGCTAGCAGCAGAGGGGACCGCTGCCACGGCAGAGGCTGCAGCACCAGGggcagcggaggtggtggaggtcgCGGCGTCGGAGGTAGCAGAGGTGGCTGTACCAGGggtgacagaggcggcggcaccggaggtAGCAGAGACAGCGGCACCGGAGGTCGCCGAAGTTGCCAGCAGCGCCGCCCCaccggcagaggaggaggaaccggag gttcGCCTGGGCGACCGCATCAACTCCGTCTCTGCCTgctacgccgaggagcgcgccaagctcgtgctGGGGCACGAGCTTctgcaggaggagctggagcaagcTCGCgtccgggaggcggcggcgctccaacAGGAGAAAGAGGCCAGGCGGCGGGAAACGGAAGCCCTTGAGGGGCTGATCGCCGTGAAGGAGATGAAGGTGGCGTTAGCAGACAGGGAGCGGGtcgcccgggagctggcggcCCAGGCCAGGAAGGCGTCAGCAGCGGTCGAGGCGGAAAAGTCCGCCCTCGCAgatttggcggcggcggcagcaaagaaagaagaatggCTGGTCGCCCGTGAAgtagaggaggtggcccggctccaggagctccagaaACGGGAAGAGgccatggaggaggagctggcagccagGAACCGAAGGCTCCAGGAACGCGAGGCTGCGCTCCAGGAgtgggaggccaaggtggaggggctcctggcagagcagcgcgccggcTCCGGCCGGTTAACAAGATGGGTCGGtacggtgaaccctctgctagaggcactcggagccaaccccatctgggtacCGGAGGCTCCTTCGCCATTTGGCACCGCACTCCAactgctggactccaccgccaggcggctacagGACACGGAGGCCAGGatgcaggacctcctggagacagagggGCGAATAGTTGCTCGGGGGATGgctgagtacatcctcaccagcttccggagccatgacccctCCATCCAGCTGACTCTTGTcttggtcggacccctccgggcgACCGTAGCCGCCGCGCGAGAAGGGGTCCAGGTGGCGGTGGACatggtcgcggcccgcctccggcgtcgtcccgaacctgcagagagCGGAGACACCTCCAGCCAGCCAGGACAATAG